Genomic segment of Paenibacillus polymyxa:
AAAGGGAGCAGAGACAGGCCTAAATCTGCCTTATTTTCAAAACATCTCTTCGTTTATCGTTTAACGTCTGGTCTCCAACCAGTTATTACTTACTACATTTCGATACCAATAGTAACTTTCCTTCGGGGTGCGGACCTGTGTGCGGAAATCGACATGAATCATGCCAAATCTCATATTATATCCCTCTGCCCACTCAAAATTGTCCATAAGTGACCATGCCATATATCCTTTGACATGAAGGCCGTCATGAATAGCCCGGTGTACCTGCACCAAATGCTGCTGCATATACGAAATACGACGGTCATCCTGAACCTTGCCATTCACGACATCATCGTTGATGCAAGCCCCATTCTCTGTGATATAAATATCGAGGTTACCGTATTTTTGCAAATAATGCAGTACCTCGTACAGCCCACGCGACTCCACTGGCCAACCGATATCCGTTACAGGTAGCCCCATATTGATTTCTTCAGATTGAAGAAACCCGGCTTCAGGATTAAAACGATTAACTGACATAGCATAGTAATTGATACCGATCATATCAATAGGCTCGCCGATAATATCCATATCTCCATCCTGAATAGGCACGGTGGCTCCCTGCTCCGCAAACCAGTCTACCAAAAACTGAGGATACGAGCCTTGATAAATAGGTTGAAGAAACCAGTCACTGTGCAGGGAAATAGTGCGCGCACAAGCGGCTTTATCTTCCTCAGATGTGCTGTAAGGAACAGCCCAGGAGACATTGGGAGCGATACCGATCTGGCCACTGGTGCCCAGCTCGCGGAAACGGCGCACAGAAAGACCATGCGCAACTAGCAAATGATGTCCTACATTAATGGCTGTCTGAAGATTTGTCAGACCCGGGGCATGAACACCCAGCATATTAGATAAAAAGGCGATGCACCATGGTTCATTGAATGTTAGCCAATGGTGTATTTTACCGTGAAACTCGCGGAACATCGTTTCTGCAAAATGGACAAACGCTTGAATCGTGCGACGATTCTCCCATCCTCCAGCATCCTGAAGCGCTTGAGGCAGATCCCAATGGTACAGTGTACAAAACGGTTCAATCCCATTTTCGTTCAACAAATCGACTACGCGATGATAATAGTCCAATCCTTCTTGATTGACTTCACCGTCACCATTGGGAAATATACGCGGCCAGGACACTGAAAAACGGTATGTACGAATGCCCAGTTCCTTCATTAGACGGATATCTTCCTCGTAGCGATGATAGCTGTCACAAGCTACATTGCCGTTATCACCGTTGAATACTTTGCCAGGTGTATGGGCAAAGGTATCCCAGATCGACAAACCTCTCCCATCCTCCTCATAAGCTCCCTCGATTTGATAGGCTGCCGTCGCGGTCCCCCACATAAAGTCCTGCGGAAATTGAAAAATGGTCATATTGTCTCTTCCTCTCCTTCAATTATAATCGTATGTTGGTTCGTTATTTCCTGCTCTTTGGTAAAAATCCATGACAAAATAAATCCTCCATGCTCAGGATCAGGCAGAGCCTGACGAGCATCTGCGCTAAACGGATGTGCGCTCCGAATCGTGCAGCTTCCTGCTGAGATGGATGTGACCAGTTCGGCACGGACAAGCCGGGAACCGGACCATTCCATGCCGACCGTCATCCCGCCATGTCCCTTCAATCCACTGACCCGTCCCTCCGACCATGCCGTTGGCAAGGCAGGCAGTAACGTCAGCTCTCCCGGACGGCTTTGTAGCAGCATTTCTGCAATCCCCGCCGTCGCACCAAAATTACCGTCGATCTGAAAAGGCGGGTGAGCATCGAATAAATTAGGATAGGTCGATCGCGACAGCAACGTGCGAACATACCGATGTGCGGCGTCGCCATCTTCCAGCCGAGCGTACAGGTTAATCAACCAGGCACAGCTCCATCCGGTATGACCACCACCGTGATCAAGCCGTCGACGCAGCGATATGCGGGCTGCCTCAGCCAGCTCCGGGGTATCACGGATGTGAATTTGTCGACCGGGATATAACCCATATAGATGCGAAACATGTCGATGCCCAGGCTCCGCTTCCTCAAAATCGATAAACCATTCCTGTAACTGGCCGTGACGTCCGATTTGATAGGGCATTAACCGTGCCCGTGTCTCCTCGCAGCGGTTGCGGAATTCATCGTCTAATTCCAGCAGGTCTGCAGCTTGAATGCAGTTATCCAACAGCTCCCGAATCAGCGTCATATCCATGGTGGAGCCCATAGAGATACTGCAATCCTCGCCGTCCGGCGTTTTAAATTTATTTTCAGGTGATGTAGATGGACATGTCACAAGCCGCCCCTCCGGGCCTTCCACGAGCCAGTCCATGCAAAAGGCTGCCGCCCCCTTCATGAGGGGATAAGCTTGTTCTGCCAGATAGGCTGTATCCAGGGTAAACAGATAGCGCTCCCATAGGTGAGCAGTGAGCCATACACCCCCAAGCGGCCAAAACGCCCAACTGGCATGGCCTCCTGAAGGCCCGGCGTATCTCCACACATCTACATTGTGATGAGCTGCCCACCCTTGAGCACCATAATGGATGGAGGCTACCCTCCGTCCCGTACGAGCCACTTCTCCAATCATGTGCAGCAATGGTTCATGGCACTCGGCAAGATTGCATACCTCTGCGGGCCAATAGTTCATCTGAGCATTGATATTGGTTGTATAATTACTGTTCCACGGCGGCTGCACCCGGTCATTCCAGATGCCCTGAAGATTGGTAGGCTGACTCCCCGGACGCGAGCTGCCCATGAGCAAATAGCGGCCATACTGAAATAACAGCACCTCCAGCCCCAGGTCGTCCTGACCTTTCTGATAACGTTCTAATCGCAGATCTGTCGGTAGAACGGAGTCGTCGGTTAGAGTATCACCTCTCAGTTCTAATACAACGCGGTCAAACAGCTTTCGGTGATCCTGTTCATGGCGTTGCCGCACCTGCTCATTTCCCAGCGAAATTGCTCCGTCTAAAATGACTTGACATGCTTCTGCTGACTCCGTTGCATCACTATTCGGCATAGCGTGAAATCCCCGAAATCCGGTAGCTGCTGCCAAATACACCGTGATTTTATCCGCGCCCGAGATGATCAGTGCTCCATCAGCACCCTTCGTCAAGGTTCCTCCCTCGGGAATAACCCTCGCCTGAACTGCAAAAGCCATCCCCAAATCATTTTCATAAACGACAGACTGTGGATGATCGCCGTGATAATTAGATTCCACATGACTGGGCGCTCGCCCAGTCAACGTAATAAAGTCCCTGATCGGCTCATCGGATGGATCGTCCTCTTTATCGCTATCCCATTTGGATGAATCAACAAAATGTATATCCTCTCCAATCTCGTCTTCACAAGGATGGAGGGAAGTGATGCGCACAGATGCATGGATCTTCCCAAGCTTATTCGCAGTCAGTGACACCATCATGATTCCATCTGGCGCACTGGCGATAACTTCACGGGTATAGCAAACTCCATCACTCTGAAAAGTGACCGCTGCCGTTCCAGTCAGCAAATCCAGTTCCCGTTCATATTGCACAATTTCCCCTAGGCCCTCCTGCGTAATCCACAAATCTCCCAAAGGCTGATAGGCTTCCGTATCGCGACCTAGCATATTCGCATTAATCAGTTGTTCCGCTTCCTTGTATTTTCCATCTGCAATCAGCTTTCTGACAGGCTGCAAATATCGCAAAGCATCATACTGAACGCCGTCTCTGGGAAACCCGGACC
This window contains:
- a CDS encoding GH1 family beta-glucosidase; the protein is MTIFQFPQDFMWGTATAAYQIEGAYEEDGRGLSIWDTFAHTPGKVFNGDNGNVACDSYHRYEEDIRLMKELGIRTYRFSVSWPRIFPNGDGEVNQEGLDYYHRVVDLLNENGIEPFCTLYHWDLPQALQDAGGWENRRTIQAFVHFAETMFREFHGKIHHWLTFNEPWCIAFLSNMLGVHAPGLTNLQTAINVGHHLLVAHGLSVRRFRELGTSGQIGIAPNVSWAVPYSTSEEDKAACARTISLHSDWFLQPIYQGSYPQFLVDWFAEQGATVPIQDGDMDIIGEPIDMIGINYYAMSVNRFNPEAGFLQSEEINMGLPVTDIGWPVESRGLYEVLHYLQKYGNLDIYITENGACINDDVVNGKVQDDRRISYMQQHLVQVHRAIHDGLHVKGYMAWSLMDNFEWAEGYNMRFGMIHVDFRTQVRTPKESYYWYRNVVSNNWLETRR
- a CDS encoding glycosyl hydrolase family 95 catalytic domain-containing protein — protein: MTKGKRPQSLRLWYRQPAEVWEEALPVGNGRLGAMVFGGIREEHLQLNEDTLWSGFPRDGVQYDALRYLQPVRKLIADGKYKEAEQLINANMLGRDTEAYQPLGDLWITQEGLGEIVQYERELDLLTGTAAVTFQSDGVCYTREVIASAPDGIMMVSLTANKLGKIHASVRITSLHPCEDEIGEDIHFVDSSKWDSDKEDDPSDEPIRDFITLTGRAPSHVESNYHGDHPQSVVYENDLGMAFAVQARVIPEGGTLTKGADGALIISGADKITVYLAAATGFRGFHAMPNSDATESAEACQVILDGAISLGNEQVRQRHEQDHRKLFDRVVLELRGDTLTDDSVLPTDLRLERYQKGQDDLGLEVLLFQYGRYLLMGSSRPGSQPTNLQGIWNDRVQPPWNSNYTTNINAQMNYWPAEVCNLAECHEPLLHMIGEVARTGRRVASIHYGAQGWAAHHNVDVWRYAGPSGGHASWAFWPLGGVWLTAHLWERYLFTLDTAYLAEQAYPLMKGAAAFCMDWLVEGPEGRLVTCPSTSPENKFKTPDGEDCSISMGSTMDMTLIRELLDNCIQAADLLELDDEFRNRCEETRARLMPYQIGRHGQLQEWFIDFEEAEPGHRHVSHLYGLYPGRQIHIRDTPELAEAARISLRRRLDHGGGHTGWSCAWLINLYARLEDGDAAHRYVRTLLSRSTYPNLFDAHPPFQIDGNFGATAGIAEMLLQSRPGELTLLPALPTAWSEGRVSGLKGHGGMTVGMEWSGSRLVRAELVTSISAGSCTIRSAHPFSADARQALPDPEHGGFILSWIFTKEQEITNQHTIIIEGEEETI